A single window of Carassius auratus strain Wakin chromosome 9, ASM336829v1, whole genome shotgun sequence DNA harbors:
- the LOC113108759 gene encoding mannose-1-phosphate guanyltransferase alpha-A-like isoform X1 has product MLKAVILIGGPQKGTRFRPLSFEVPKPLFPVAGVPMLQHHIEACSKLPNMKEILLIGFYQPNEELNRFLSCAQQDFKISIRYLQEYAALGTGGGIYHFRDQILSGSPEAFFVMNADVCSEFPLPEMLDFQKEHGDAYSFVILGTTANRKQSLNYGCIVENEQTNEVLHYVEKPSTFVSDIINCGIYLFTPEIFQHIGAVFQKNQQDMMLYYDQGEEQSNGWHRAEVIRLEQDIFTALAGQGKLYVYKTDRFWSQIKSAGSAIYASRLYLNQYHKTHPERLATNREGGPKTRGNVYIHPTANIDPTAVLGPNVSIGTGVTIGAGVRVRESIILHGATLQDHSCVLNSIVGWDSTIGKWARVEGTPSDPNPNDPFAKIDSETLFRDGKLTPSITILGCNVNIPSEVIILNSIVLPHKDLNRSFKNQIIL; this is encoded by the exons ATGCTGAAGGCTGTTATTCTTATCGGAGGTCCTcaaaagg GCACCCGGTTTCGCCCGCTGTCTTTTGAGGTGCCCAAGCCTCTGTTTCCAGTGGCTGGAGTGCCAATGCTACAGCATCACATTGAGGCCTGCTCCAAG CTTCCGAATATGAAGGAGATCTTACTTATTGGCTTTTACCAGCCCAATGAAGAACTAAACAGATTTTTGTCATGCGCCCAACAAGATTTCAAAATCTCAATAAG ATACCTTCAGGAGTACGCTGCTCTGGGCACCGGAGGAGGAATCTACCATTTCAGAGATCAGATTCTGTCTGGCAGTCCAGAAGCATTTTTTGTCATGAATGCTGATGTGTGCTCAGAGTTTCCTCTGCCAGAGATGCTGGACTTCCAGAAAGAGCACGGAGACGCTTACAGTTTTGTCATCCTAGGCACCACG GCCAACAGAAAACAGTCCCTGAACTACGGCTGCATTGTTGAGAATGAACAAACTAATGAG GTCTTGCATTATGTCGAGAAGCCCAGCACGTTTGTGAGTGACATAATCAACTGTGGAATATACCTGTTCACTCCAGAGATATTCCAGCACATCGGAGCAGTTTTCCAGAAGAACCAACAGGACATGATGTT ATATTATGACCAGGG AGAGGAGCAGTCCAATGGCTGGCATCGGGCAGAGGTGATCCGTCTGGAGCAGGACATCTTTACGGCACTGGCAGGCCAAGGCAAATTATACGTGTACAAAACAGACCGCTTTTGGAGCCAAATCAAATCTGCAGG ATCTGCGATCTATGCAAGCCGTTTGTATCTTAATCAGTATCACAAAACACATCCAGAGAGGTTAGCTACTAATAGAGAAGGAGGGCCAAAGACCAGAG gaaatgtttATATACATCCAACTGCCAACATCGATCCAACTGCTGTG ttagGTCCCAATGTGTCCATAGGAACAGGTGTAACGATTGGTGCAGGAGTGCGTGTGAGGGAGTCCATCATCCTCCATGGTGCTACTTTACAG GATCACAGCTGCGTTTTGAATAGTATTGTGGGCTGGGACAGCACCATTGGCAAATGGGCCAGAGTGGAAGGGACCCCTAGTGACCCAAATCCTAATGACCCATTTGCCAAAATTGACAGTGAGACACTGTTCAGAGATGGAAAACTAACACCATCCATTACAATTCTAG GCTGTAATGTAAATATCCCATCTGAGGTCATCATACTCAACTCCATCGTCCTGCCACATAAAGACCTCAACAGAAGCTTCAAAAACCAGATCATACTGTAG
- the LOC113108759 gene encoding mannose-1-phosphate guanyltransferase alpha-A-like isoform X2 — MLKAVILIGGPQKGTRFRPLSFEVPKPLFPVAGVPMLQHHIEACSKLPNMKEILLIGFYQPNEELNRFLSCAQQDFKISIRYLQEYAALGTGGGIYHFRDQILSGSPEAFFVMNADVCSEFPLPEMLDFQKEHGDAYSFVILGTTANRKQSLNYGCIVENEQTNEVLHYVEKPSTFVSDIINCGIYLFTPEIFQHIGAVFQKNQQDMMLEEQSNGWHRAEVIRLEQDIFTALAGQGKLYVYKTDRFWSQIKSAGSAIYASRLYLNQYHKTHPERLATNREGGPKTRGNVYIHPTANIDPTAVLGPNVSIGTGVTIGAGVRVRESIILHGATLQDHSCVLNSIVGWDSTIGKWARVEGTPSDPNPNDPFAKIDSETLFRDGKLTPSITILGCNVNIPSEVIILNSIVLPHKDLNRSFKNQIIL; from the exons ATGCTGAAGGCTGTTATTCTTATCGGAGGTCCTcaaaagg GCACCCGGTTTCGCCCGCTGTCTTTTGAGGTGCCCAAGCCTCTGTTTCCAGTGGCTGGAGTGCCAATGCTACAGCATCACATTGAGGCCTGCTCCAAG CTTCCGAATATGAAGGAGATCTTACTTATTGGCTTTTACCAGCCCAATGAAGAACTAAACAGATTTTTGTCATGCGCCCAACAAGATTTCAAAATCTCAATAAG ATACCTTCAGGAGTACGCTGCTCTGGGCACCGGAGGAGGAATCTACCATTTCAGAGATCAGATTCTGTCTGGCAGTCCAGAAGCATTTTTTGTCATGAATGCTGATGTGTGCTCAGAGTTTCCTCTGCCAGAGATGCTGGACTTCCAGAAAGAGCACGGAGACGCTTACAGTTTTGTCATCCTAGGCACCACG GCCAACAGAAAACAGTCCCTGAACTACGGCTGCATTGTTGAGAATGAACAAACTAATGAG GTCTTGCATTATGTCGAGAAGCCCAGCACGTTTGTGAGTGACATAATCAACTGTGGAATATACCTGTTCACTCCAGAGATATTCCAGCACATCGGAGCAGTTTTCCAGAAGAACCAACAGGACATGATGTT AGAGGAGCAGTCCAATGGCTGGCATCGGGCAGAGGTGATCCGTCTGGAGCAGGACATCTTTACGGCACTGGCAGGCCAAGGCAAATTATACGTGTACAAAACAGACCGCTTTTGGAGCCAAATCAAATCTGCAGG ATCTGCGATCTATGCAAGCCGTTTGTATCTTAATCAGTATCACAAAACACATCCAGAGAGGTTAGCTACTAATAGAGAAGGAGGGCCAAAGACCAGAG gaaatgtttATATACATCCAACTGCCAACATCGATCCAACTGCTGTG ttagGTCCCAATGTGTCCATAGGAACAGGTGTAACGATTGGTGCAGGAGTGCGTGTGAGGGAGTCCATCATCCTCCATGGTGCTACTTTACAG GATCACAGCTGCGTTTTGAATAGTATTGTGGGCTGGGACAGCACCATTGGCAAATGGGCCAGAGTGGAAGGGACCCCTAGTGACCCAAATCCTAATGACCCATTTGCCAAAATTGACAGTGAGACACTGTTCAGAGATGGAAAACTAACACCATCCATTACAATTCTAG GCTGTAATGTAAATATCCCATCTGAGGTCATCATACTCAACTCCATCGTCCTGCCACATAAAGACCTCAACAGAAGCTTCAAAAACCAGATCATACTGTAG
- the LOC113108762 gene encoding protein lifeguard 3 — protein MSKSDPPPSYEESRQQQHGNYPYPPYGYPVHPGVYTGPGQPGAHPPAGHWQGPGYCPSAMPSFITPGIFPSNLRDEEGISSSGVWDSMSVRHAFIRKVYLILAVQLLVTASIIAVFTFVEPVRLFVLQNPAIYWASFPVYLVTYLMLVCCEGPRRRHPWNLILLFIFTLTLSYMTGTISSYFDTKAVFLALGITAVVCIIVTIFCFQTKVDFTSCTGLLCALCAVLLVTGIITSIVLSFQYVPWLQMMYGACGAIVFTLFLAYHTQLLIGNRENSISPEEYVFGALSLYVDIVQIFIFLLHITGSSSE, from the exons ATGTCAAAGTCAGATCCCCCTCCAAGTTATGAAGAGTCAAGACAGCAGCAGCATGGAAACTATCCATACCCTCCCTATGGATACCCAGTACATCCAGGGGTGTACACGGGCCCGGGACAGCCTGGCGCACACCCCCCGGCAGGGCATTGGCAGGGCCCTGGATACTGCCCTTCAGCAATGCCATCCTTTATAACACCAGGGATATTTCCCTCCAACCTTA gaGATGAAGAGGGCATTTCTTCATCTGGCGTATGGGACAGCATGAGTGTTCGACATGCCTTCATAAGAAAG GTTTACCTTATTTTAGCCGTCCAGCTGTTAGTCACTGCTTCAATCATTGCGGTGTTCACGTTTGT TGAGCCTGTGCGTCTTTTTGTGCTCCAAAATCCTGCCATTTATTGGGCATCATT CCCGGTGTATCTTGTTACTTACCTTATGCTGGTTTGCTGTGAGGGGCCGAG GAGGCGTCATCCATGGAATTTAATActcctttttattttt ACCCTTACGCTGTCTTACATGACGGGAACAATATCAAG ttattttgaTACCAAAGCAGTGTTCCTGGCCCTGGGCATCACGGCAGTAGTGTGTATAATCGTCACAATCTTCTGTTTTCAGACCAAG GTTGACTTCACTTCCTGCACAGGTTTGCTCTGTGCTCTCTGTGCTGTTCTTCTGGTGACTGGCATTATCACGTCCATTGTGCTCTCCTTTCAGTAT GTGCCGTGGCTGCAGATGATGTATGGTGCTTGTGGGGCAATAGTCTTTACCTTG tttttggcTTACCACACTCAGCTGCTCATTGGAAACCGAGAGAACAGCATCAGCCCTGAGGAATACGTCTTCGGAGCGCTTTCCCTCTATGTTGATATCGTCCAGATCTTTATCTTCCTCCTGCACATCACAGGAAGCTCTTCCGAGTAA
- the LOC113108761 gene encoding aspartate--tRNA ligase, cytoplasmic-like, whose translation MTKENVQGAGEDEQQAQSKKALKKQQKEAEKAAKKAEKQAKLAAEQQEADEDDFAKDRYGISPMVQSQQKLDRALVRVQDLTPEKAEQQIWVRARIHTSRAKGKQCFLVLRHQQFTVQALLAVGDRASKQMVKFAANLTKESIIDVEAVVKKVEQKIESCSQQDVELHVERIFVISQSEARLPLQLEDAVRPEGEGDEEGRATVNQDTRLDNRVIDLRTTTSQAIFRLQSGVCQLFRDTLINKGFVEIQTPKIISAASEGGANVFTVSYFKTSAYLAQSPQLYKQMCICADFDKVFCVGPVFRAEDSNTHRHLTEFVGLDIEMAFNYHYHEVIDSITDTMVQIFKGLRDRFQTEIQTVNKQYPSEPFKFLEPTLRLEYKEAVAMLKAAGVEMGDEEDLSTPNEKLLGRLVKEKYDTDFYVLDKYPLAVRPFYTMPDPNNTKYSNSYDMFMRGEEILSGAQRVHDAQLLTERAMHHGIDLEKIKAYIDSFRYGAPPHAGGGIGLERVTMLYLGLHNVRQTSMFPRDPKRLTP comes from the exons GCCGCAGAGCAGCAGGAAGCTGATGAGGAT GATTTTGCCAAGGATCGCTATGGGATCTCTCCTATGGTCCAATCCCAGCAGAAACTGG ACAGGGCGTTGGTGCGTGTCCAGGACCTGACACCCGAGAAGGCAGAGCAGCAGATCTGGGTGCGCGCCAGAATTCACACCAGCAGAGCTAAAG ggAAACAGTGCTTCTTGGTCCTGCGTCACCAGCAGTTTACCGTGCAGGCCTTGCTCGCCGTGGGAGATCGAGCAAGCAAGCAGATGGTCAAGTTTGCAGCTAA CCTCACGAAGGAGAGCATCATTGATGTGGAGGCCGTGGTGAAGAAGGTGGAGCAGAAGATCGAGAGCTGTTCCCAGCAGGATGTGGAGCTTCATGTGGAGAGG ATCTTTGTGATCAGCCAGTCTGAGGCCCGACTTCCCCTTCAGCTGGAAGATGCTGTCAGGCCAGAGGGAGAAGGAGACGAG gAGGGAAGAGCCACTGTCAATCAGGACACTAGACTGGACAACAGAGTTATCGATCTGAGG ACCACCACCAGCCAGGCCATCTTCAGGCTGCAGTCGGGCGTATGTCAGCTCTTTAGAGACACGCTTATCAACAAGGGCTTCGTGGAGATCCAGACCCCCAAAATCATCTCTG CTGCCAGCGAGGGTGGAGCAAATGTCTTCACCGTCTCCTACTTTAAAACCAGTGCATACCTGGCCCAGTCCCCTCAGCTGTACAAGCAGATGTGCATTTGTGCTGACTTTGACAAAGTCTTCTGTGTCGGACCAG TGTTCAGGGCCGAGGACTCCAACACTCATCGCCATCTGACCGAGTTTGTGGGGCTGGATATTGAAATGGCTTTCAATTACCATTACCATGAGGTCATTGACTCCATTACTGACACCATGGTCCAGATCTTTAAGGGACTACGTGACCG GTTCCAGACAGAGATCCAGACGGTGAATAAGCAGTACCCCAGTGAGCCGTTCAAGTTCCTGGAGCCCACGCTGAGACTGGAGTATAAGGAGGCAGTGGCCATGCTCAAAGCTGCTGGGGTGGAAATGGGGGATGAAGAAGATTTGAG cacaCCTAATGAAAAGCTGCTAGGTCGTCTTGTGAAAGAGaag tatGACACTGACTTCTATGTGCTGGACAAATACCCCTTGGCGGTAAGACCGTTCTACACAATGCCTGACCCCAACAACACG AAATACTCCAATTCATATGACATGTtcatgagaggagaggagatccTGTCTGGAGCTCAGAGAGTCCACGACGCCCAGCTGCTCACTGAAAGAGCAATGCACCACGGCATCG ACTTGGAGAAGATCAAGGCCTACATTGACTCGTTCCGTTATGGAGCTCCTCCTCATGCTGGCGGTGGCATAG GTCTGGAGAGAGTGACCATGCTTTATCTCGGCCTACATAATGTACGTCAGACCTCCATGTTCCCTCGTGACCCCAAACGCCTGACCCCATAA